The Lutibacter profundi region AAAAGGGCTGCATTAATTGAAGGCATAGACCGAAAGTGTATATAATTATAATTCTGACCAATATCACGAATTCCTTTAATTAATTGAGGTTGCTCGTAATTAAAAAATAAACATGATTTATTATGTGCAACAAAATCAAATACCATAGAAGATGCTATATTAGCAACAAATTCAGTGTGTTCACAAATATTAGCTTGTAGTGCAAAATCTTCTTTTGTTGGCATAATTTCATTCCAACTTTCTCCTATAGGTACCCATAAAGGATCAATAACTTTTATTACACTGTTATATTTTTCTATAATAGCAACGTATCTATCCGTAAAATCAACAGGGCATTTTCTATAAATAACACCTAAATTATACCCTTGCTTATTTAATTCTATAACTGACAAAGCTAAATCTTCTAAATAATATTGATCTAATGGAGATGTTACAACATCGTCACCTGAAAAACAAATATATTTTTTATGCAAATCTAATTGGTGTTCTCTAAAAAATGATTTTCGAGACTTTATAATATTCATACTAAAATGGCTTTCAAATTGAGGTGTTCCAGTTATAAAAATTTGATTACCTTCAACATATGAGCAATACTGTAATAATTCCTTTTTCATATATTCGCTCCAAACCATATAGTAATCCGGTTCTATAAGTGTTGTTGCTTTTGGTAAATTATCCCAAGAGAATATAAACGTGACTGTAGGAATCCCTAAATCTTGTGCGGCTAGAATAGGTGCAATTGCCTGAGTTGGTCTTGGATTAGTACAAAAAACCATTACTGGTTTATGAATTTCCAATTGTTTTTTACAATATTCATATTTCGTGTTTTTCCTTTCTAATTTTTTTATTTTGTTACGTATGTATAAAAATCCCCTATCGCTTGAACAAAGAAGAACCAATATATTAACAAATATACTTTTCAATAAATTTTTCAATCCTTTATATGAATGTGGAAAAGTATATGTATTATATACCGTCTCATTAAATTTTTTATCAAACAAATTCAATTCCACTCTTTTTCTAGCTCTAGTGTAAATAGTGGTTAAGGGATGTAACTTATGATTTTCAATTATAACTTCTTTATAATTGAAATTTTCTTTTAAAGAAAAAACAGTATTATTCCAATATACAATTTCATAACCTTTTTCATCTCCCAACTCTTTAAATCTTGTTAATGCAAAATTGCGTAACCCTACACCATCCGGTAAAAAAATAAAAATCTTTTTTTTCATCTACAATTATAGTTTGTTGTAAAAGGACAAACCTTTAGCAATCCTTTTTTTAATTCTTCAATATCTTTTTTTAATGGTAATGATGGTAATTGTTTAAAAAGTTCTTTCAACTCAGAATCAGAATATTGTTGCTCTTTAATTTTTGGTTGATATGATTTTATTTTAACAGATTCCATATAATCTTTATATTTAATGTCATCCCCGAAAACATTATTTGAAAATTTTTGCCAAATTGCAGGAATTCTATAGGCATGTGCTATAATGATTCCATGGAGTGAAGATGATATAATTTTTTCACACCTTAAAAATTCATCAGTCTTAGTTTCTATATCATTTGTCATCATATCAATTATACAAATATCTTCTCTATCAGAAAACCAATTATTAATAACTTTTAAATCATTATAATGTGGAACAATACCATATTTATATTTTTTTGATACATTAGGATTGAAATAATTTGGTAGAAGTAATGCAGGGTCTCCATAAATCTCTGGGACTTTGTAGCCTAAATTAAGTAAATAGTTTCGTGTTTTGGGACCCCTAACTGCCAAAAACTTTGCTTTTTTAATTGGATATTGTTCAGATATAATACCACTTCCCCATACAACACAATACTTATTTACATTTGTTAAAACACTTCCTATAGTAACGTATATAGGATAAAACCAATTCCAAATTGAAAATTTGGCTGGGCTAACCCATACAACCTTTTTTTTAGAAATTTTCTCAACAAGATAGCGCCCTAATAAGTCTCCATAATTCTCTTTTTGCTTCCCTTGTAACTTAACTTCATTCCACCAAAAAAGTCGTATCCTATTCTTTTTATTGAACATACTAAATTAAGCCTTTTTATATTTTAATTTATCCCGCTGAACTTTTTCAATAGGTAAAACATCTTTGTTTTTGTATGTTAATGATTTATGGACTGCATTTAGATCTCTCGTTAATTTTCTTAATCCCATAGGCTCTAAAGAAGCTGCATGGTCAGTTCCTTTCCAAGTTCTATCTAAAGTATAATGTCGCTCAATAATTGAAGTTCCTAAAGTATATGCTGCAATGTCAACTGCAATACCTAAGTGATGACCTGAAAAACCAATATTTTTTACTTTACCTCTATATTTTGATATCAAATTATTTATTTCCAACAAGCATACATCTTCAAAAGGTACAGGATAACCAGAAGTACAATTATAAAGTACTAAATTTTTATTTTTCTCTTTTTTAATGAAAAAATTCACTAATTCTTCTATCTCTTTCTTTGTTGTCATACCCGTTGAAACATGCAACTCTCCCTTATAATTTTCGCATAACCATTCTAACATTTCATAATTATTATTACATGCAGATGGGATTTTTATAAATAATGGATTTAAGGACGCTATTTCTTTTGCTGAAGTTGTATCCCAAACAGAAGTTGAATAAATAACACCTATTTCTTCACAAAATTTCTTTAATTCTGAGTGTTCCTGTAAATTAAACTCAAGATATTCTCTATGTAAACCATAGGTGTCTCCGTATGAATTTGAAGGATTAGGGTGTGGCTGGTTATATTGTTCCTCTGTTAATAATTCCTTATTATTTCTTTTTTGAAACTTTACAGCATCAACATTACAAAATATTTTAGCTACTTTAATTAGCTCTTTGGCTATTTCAATATCTCCCTTATGATTACAACCAATTTCAGCAATAACAAAGGGCTTATTATAGTTACTATTTTTCATTTATTTTTTTCAAATTTATCATCCAAACGATTCCTCTATATTTTTTTTGTCCTCTCTGCTCCCTAAAACCACCTAAATGACGTTTTTCCGTTTAATTTCAATAGCACGTCTCAATGTTTATTATTACGTCAGTTCGAGTGCGTAGCGTATCTAGAACAAGAATTAGAACTTCTTTTTTGCTAAATTAACTAAAGTCATAAAATCATCATTAATTAATGCTTCTTTTTTTGATTTTAAACACTTTTATATTTGTTTCTACTTTTTTATTACCATATTATTATTTGTAAATACCACAAAAAAACCAATTCTATTGATCTTCTGGAAGCCATTTAGCTATTTAGGTAAACCCCTAAATTATACTTAAACATCCTGTTTTCTAAATTACTAGTAATACCAATGTAGCAGGTATTATCAAAAATATTTTAGGATATTTACATAAAATTAGTTTCATTGTATTAATTTCTTATCGATACTATTTTAGTCCTCTCTGTTTCTTAAAATCAATCGAAGTGATGTTTGTCAACTATTATACGTCAGTTTAAGTGATTTTAATATGAATGGAATTCATGCTGAAATTGTATCTAGAATCGCTTATTATACTTCATAATAAACTCACATCCTTCTCTAATAGCGCCGTTACCAGAACCTTTCGTCAAAATAACATCCGCATGTTGCTTTACTATAGTAGTTGCATTATTTGGTGTTAATGACCAGCCTACACTACACATATTGGCTAAGTCATTTACATCGTCACCCATATAAGCAATGTTGCCCATCGCTAAAGATTTTTCTTTTAATAAATAATTTAACAATGCATATTTATCTTTTACGCCAAGGTAAACATTCTCTATCTTTAATTTTTTCATGCGTTGTGTAACAATATCAGACTGCTCTGAAGTCATAACAAGAATCTCAATACCTTGTTCTCTTAGTATTTCCAACCCCATTCCATCACGCATATCAAATTGCTTTGCCATTTCCCCAACGTTTGAATAAAATACAGTACCATTGGTAAATACACCATCAACATCCAATACTAAGTGTGTGATTTTCTTAGATTCTTTTTGTTTTTTTTGTCGTTCCATTAACAGTTGTTCAACAATTAACCAATCAGATTCTGAATCAATTTCATGCAATGATTCTCCTGGCATTTCAACCAATCCAATGTTACCACTTACTCTATTTCCTGATGCTATAAAAGCATTTTTTGTTGTACTGTAAACTGCTCCATTTTCTATTAACAAGCCCTCAAAATCTTGACGGCGAGGGCGTTTAAATACATCATAATTTGTAGGACTTCCTTTTGTATTCCATGTAAACCTATGTGTATTTACTACAGTTACTACTGAATCAAAACCTTCCTTTTCAATTTTATTTAAACAATTATTAATATCATTCCTAGTTGTTAGAGGTGAAGTTGCTTGCAACAAACACAATACATCATAGTCATGTTTTATGCTTTTAGAAAATTCTTCCATTGCAAATTCTGTAGATGCAGTATCTGTAGCAGTTTCTTTACTTCTTAATAGTGCTTTTACTTTAGGTGACCATGCATATTCCGTATTAATAAATTCAATTAAGTCTATATCGTCTGTAAATACATACACCTCCTCTAATTTTGAGAAGATAGCTTCACCTAATACCCACATAAACAAAGATCTTCCAACCATTTTACGAGTATTTTTCCCAACGATACTTTTTGATCCTTTACGAAGTGGAATAATTCCTATTTTTTTAAGCATTGTTTATTTTTTAATTGCAAGATATTTATTTTTAATTGTTCTATAAAGAAAACATATAATTTATAATAAAGGATTTACAATTTCAATACTTTTTGTATGTATCCTGTCTTTTTCCACTTTTTTAATTAAAGTATGAAATTTCTTTTCAAATGTTGTACTATCTTTATTTGAAAAAAACACCAATTTATCATCAATATATTCTTTGAATATTTCTTTACCAATTTCATGAATCAATAAAGTTGAAATACCCATTAATTGTGCTTCAATTAAGCAACCTGAAAAATTAGTAATATGCAGAATCGTAGAATTAAGCATATTGGGTAAAGAGACTTCAATTGCATCTTGAATTATTGTATGTTCAAATATACCATTAGATTTTATATATTCCTTTAGATATACTAAATCAATATTATTTCTTGGGTGAAGTCTGAGTATCCATTTATAATCAGACTTTTTAATTAAAGAAATTATTTTAGGTGTTAACATCTCTTCAACTGAAAAAATAGGTGCCGTCTGTAAACTATATAGTATTATTTTATTTTTACTTTTAATGTTATTATGTTTTTTTAACCAATAAGAAATATATGGTTGCCCAACAAATTTAGATTTTGTATTATTTGTTAAATTAGCCCACTCATCTATATTCTCTTTAGACTTTTTATCCCAACTCCAAAATTTTAATGGCATCGTATTATATCCATACAATGGAACCTTAGTCCAACTTGAGAATGCCATATGAACATTTGTTTGAGGACCATGTTGAAAGTCTATTGTGTTAATGTCTAATTTATTAGCCGCTACAAGTGCAGCATATAAATTATCTAAACCGTAATAGCCTAAAAAAAAGATTTTAGAAGGTTTGATTTTTTTATACATTTTAATAAAGAACCCCTCTATAGAATTTATTTTTATTGCCCATTTTATTATATTAACTTCAGAAATTCTTAAAGAATTTAAATCTATTTGAATTCCTTCTAAGTTTTTGTAAAATTCAGTATAACCATCTAAAGAAACAGTATTTGTTGATTGCTTAAACCTATTAAAAAATTTAAATAATAATTTGTAATCGTTTAAATATTTATTCAAATCTATTATGGCATTTTTATTATATATAGATCCATATACAGTTGTATACTCTACCATATAAACATCCTCATGCAGTTTATGATAATCGACCATTGCATCATAAAACCTATTAAAATAGTTGCCATCTTGTAAAACACGATGATAATGCGCACCATAAAACATTATTTTTTTTCTTTTTAAGGCTAAAAAGAATAATGGCAAACGAAAAAAACTTCTTATTAATTTTAAAATTGTTACTATTTTACTTCCAAGATTAAAGGTTTTTTTAATTTTAATAGTATTCGTAAAATTTTGTTCAGTTGAATTTTCATGCAATGATGACAACAAATGAATGTATAATTTAATTCTAACGTAAGGCCAAATATGAACACCATTAACCATCCAACTGTCAACAGCCCATTTGTCTTCTATTTGCAGTATTAGGTTTTTTATATGCTCTTGGGTTTTTATGCTTTTCACTTAAATAGTAACTTATTAAATTTTTAAATATGATTCTAAAACTTTTTTCTTTATGAATTCTCTTTCAAATTGTGGTTTCAAATGTTGTTGGTTTATTTCAAAAGCACCTTTTAATAACATAGTATTTAAAACTACTTGTAAAATAATATTTTTTATCTCATCAATATTTTCAAAATCTTCAATTATTAAACCATTCTCTGCATTAACTATAATTTCTTCAGTCACCTTCCCTGGATTAGATTGTATTGGGAAAGCACCCAAGCAAATAGCTTCCAATAATGTGTTTGGTATTCCATCAGAATTGCTATTCCCAATATAAATTAACGCTTTCCCCATTAATTTTAAAACTTCAGTATGACTTACTTTTCCAATAATTGAAAAGTTTTTCCATTGTTTTAATTCAGATTGGTTTGAATAATTTATAACTTCTTCATCTGCACCAAAAACAACTATTTTAAATATTTTTAGTTGTTCTTGTAATTTTTCAAGTGCTTGTAATACTTGTATCGCTCTTCCAGACCTTCCCTGATACCCCTTAATAATTATGGTATTTCTATTTTCTAATGGCAATATATAGGTATTCATCATTTCCAAATCAAAACCACCTCCTCCAGGATAAACTCCTAAAAATTCTCCTTTAAAACCATACCTTAGAGATAATTGATAATCTCGTCTGCAATCGGAAAATAAATAATCAACTCTTGGTAATACATTTTTAATATCCTCTAAAAAACTTGATTCATTTTGAAAATAGTACAAATCACTCCCCCAGGAAGAATAAATCCATTTTATATTTTTATAGTGTTGCATAACACTCAAAATAGGCGTACACGAAACATATAACGCAAAACTATGTACTACATCTGGTTGAATTTCTTTTAGTTTTTTTTCAAAAACGATTGCCACTTTTCTATCATTTAATTTTTGAAAAAATGTATATAATCCTGTCATTTGTTTTTTAAAGAAATATCTACCTGGATAATTCCAACGTCTTTTCCAATTGACTATTTGATGTACCCAATCTAACCGTTTTATTTTTTTTCCTCCATCGTTAATGTCAAACCAATACACTTCATGACCTGTATCTTTAAGTTGTTCTGTCCATCTAAAAAAATGAATGGATGCCATAGAAACTAGTAAGATTTTCATATTACAATGCTATAATAAGTTTAATAATATTAATTTCCTTATCCCATTCATAAACATATTTACAATTTCTATATTGAGCTATAATACTAACTAATATTAAATCATTTAACTCTTTAAAATCATAACATGCAATAGTCTTTTTATTAAAAACCTTTTTAATATTGTTTTTTAAGGACATACATTCTTTATGAGGTTCAATCTTTAAATATATATTTTTATTTTTTATTGTATTTAACAACCCATACAAAAAGGCATCTATTTCGCTTTTTTGATTCGTAATAGAAAATTCTAGCGCATTTTGAATTGATAACTTCCCTTCTATTGGAAACTCTCCCCAATTAAAAGTTGTGTTTGCCATTACTTTTTTAGTGCTTATTACCATTTGTAAGTATTGGT contains the following coding sequences:
- a CDS encoding UDP-glycosyltransferase; this translates as MKKKIFIFLPDGVGLRNFALTRFKELGDEKGYEIVYWNNTVFSLKENFNYKEVIIENHKLHPLTTIYTRARKRVELNLFDKKFNETVYNTYTFPHSYKGLKNLLKSIFVNILVLLCSSDRGFLYIRNKIKKLERKNTKYEYCKKQLEIHKPVMVFCTNPRPTQAIAPILAAQDLGIPTVTFIFSWDNLPKATTLIEPDYYMVWSEYMKKELLQYCSYVEGNQIFITGTPQFESHFSMNIIKSRKSFFREHQLDLHKKYICFSGDDVVTSPLDQYYLEDLALSVIELNKQGYNLGVIYRKCPVDFTDRYVAIIEKYNSVIKVIDPLWVPIGESWNEIMPTKEDFALQANICEHTEFVANIASSMVFDFVAHNKSCLFFNYEQPQLIKGIRDIGQNYNYIHFRSMPSINAALFCKDKNQLTITIKAILDGEISNVKEGKKWFEIVVGLNPTEASSNIWKTIDKITS
- a CDS encoding polysaccharide pyruvyl transferase family protein, with the protein product MFNKKNRIRLFWWNEVKLQGKQKENYGDLLGRYLVEKISKKKVVWVSPAKFSIWNWFYPIYVTIGSVLTNVNKYCVVWGSGIISEQYPIKKAKFLAVRGPKTRNYLLNLGYKVPEIYGDPALLLPNYFNPNVSKKYKYGIVPHYNDLKVINNWFSDREDICIIDMMTNDIETKTDEFLRCEKIISSSLHGIIIAHAYRIPAIWQKFSNNVFGDDIKYKDYMESVKIKSYQPKIKEQQYSDSELKELFKQLPSLPLKKDIEELKKGLLKVCPFTTNYNCR
- a CDS encoding N-acetylneuraminate synthase family protein, whose translation is MKNSNYNKPFVIAEIGCNHKGDIEIAKELIKVAKIFCNVDAVKFQKRNNKELLTEEQYNQPHPNPSNSYGDTYGLHREYLEFNLQEHSELKKFCEEIGVIYSTSVWDTTSAKEIASLNPLFIKIPSACNNNYEMLEWLCENYKGELHVSTGMTTKKEIEELVNFFIKKEKNKNLVLYNCTSGYPVPFEDVCLLEINNLISKYRGKVKNIGFSGHHLGIAVDIAAYTLGTSIIERHYTLDRTWKGTDHAASLEPMGLRKLTRDLNAVHKSLTYKNKDVLPIEKVQRDKLKYKKA
- a CDS encoding acylneuraminate cytidylyltransferase, which encodes MLKKIGIIPLRKGSKSIVGKNTRKMVGRSLFMWVLGEAIFSKLEEVYVFTDDIDLIEFINTEYAWSPKVKALLRSKETATDTASTEFAMEEFSKSIKHDYDVLCLLQATSPLTTRNDINNCLNKIEKEGFDSVVTVVNTHRFTWNTKGSPTNYDVFKRPRRQDFEGLLIENGAVYSTTKNAFIASGNRVSGNIGLVEMPGESLHEIDSESDWLIVEQLLMERQKKQKESKKITHLVLDVDGVFTNGTVFYSNVGEMAKQFDMRDGMGLEILREQGIEILVMTSEQSDIVTQRMKKLKIENVYLGVKDKYALLNYLLKEKSLAMGNIAYMGDDVNDLANMCSVGWSLTPNNATTIVKQHADVILTKGSGNGAIREGCEFIMKYNKRF
- a CDS encoding glycosyltransferase, coding for MKILLVSMASIHFFRWTEQLKDTGHEVYWFDINDGGKKIKRLDWVHQIVNWKRRWNYPGRYFFKKQMTGLYTFFQKLNDRKVAIVFEKKLKEIQPDVVHSFALYVSCTPILSVMQHYKNIKWIYSSWGSDLYYFQNESSFLEDIKNVLPRVDYLFSDCRRDYQLSLRYGFKGEFLGVYPGGGGFDLEMMNTYILPLENRNTIIIKGYQGRSGRAIQVLQALEKLQEQLKIFKIVVFGADEEVINYSNQSELKQWKNFSIIGKVSHTEVLKLMGKALIYIGNSNSDGIPNTLLEAICLGAFPIQSNPGKVTEEIIVNAENGLIIEDFENIDEIKNIILQVVLNTMLLKGAFEINQQHLKPQFEREFIKKKVLESYLKI